tagaacaggagctaTAGTCAACTTTTCCTTTAACAGCTGGAAGCTTcattcacaagcatcagtccattGGAATTTAGCCActttttgagtcagtcttgttaaaggtgctgaaatggaagcaaacccttccacgaaccttctatagtaccctgcTAACCCCAAGAAGCTTCGTACCTCCGTAGcggttgtaggtcttggccaagcCTTTACGGCCTCAATTTTCTGCGTATCTACGCGAATACCATTAATCCCAATAATGTGtcccagaaaagccactgaagttaaccaaaattcacatttagagaacttagcatacaatttctggtgttggagtacTCCCAGTACCACCCGTAAGTAATCCGCGTGTTCCATCTCTGATCGTGAAtataccagaatatcatcaataaatactatcacgaacaaatataaaaatagtttgaacactcgattcattagatccatgaaTACCgttggagcatttgtcaacccaaaagacatcactttgaactcGTAATGCCCATACCGGGTCCTGAATGTGGTCTTTGGTATATCTGCCTCCCTTACCcgcacctgatgatagcctgaccacaggtctatcttcgaaaaacattaggcaccctgcaactggtcaagcAAATCATTAATcttggggaggggatatctgttcttatttgttaccttattcagatgcatgtaatcaatacacattcgtagtgatccatctttctttttcacaaacagtactggtgctccccatggtgatgtactgggcctaataaaccctttctccaGTAGGTCTCTCAactgctcctttagctcctttaattccgcaggtgccattctatatggggggggatagaaataggctgagtatctggtggtacatctatagtgaactctatttcCCTTCCTGGAGGGAggcctggaagttcatctggaaacacatctggatattcattaaccacgggcaccgactgaagagttggcacttCAGCTTCCAGATTGTGTACGCGGACTAGATGACAAATGTACCCCTTGttaatcattttccttgccttaaggtatgaaataaacctaccctttGGTGACGCTGTGTTTCCTAACCACTCGACAATTGGTCTGTCTGAGAACTGAAATtgaaccattttatttttacagtcTACGTTGGTATGACAAGaagctagccaatccatacccataataagatcaaattccaccatatctaactctatcaaatcggccaaggtatgatgactaTACATATTTATTGGGTAATGTCTATATACCTGCTTTACCACAATAGAGTCCCCTACTGGCGTAGAAACCTCAAACGATTCTATTGACTCCGGCTTAATTCcaattctactagcaacaaaaaaagatatatatgataaagtagaacatggatccatcaatgcatatacgtcctgaaaaaagattgataatgtactTGTGACCACATTTGGGGATGCTTTCTGGTCCTGTCTACTGGCTaaagcatatatacaattagaaagACCGCCAGAACTGGAAGCTCCACCATGGCCTCTACCACAGCCTGCTGGTATCTGCATTCCCCGCCCCATCGAgcgcatagccacagaagaagaagaacccacaactgacccagttggctgagccATACCACCTGGAGTACTCTTAAGTGGGCATTCTCTCGCAATATGGCCCTGACGTCCATAAGAAAAACACGCACCAGTAGTCCAATGACATATCCCAAAATGAGGCCTATTATAATGGGGACACTGGGTATTGGTGGTCTTGATTGTTGAGAACTCTGGTTTACCTGTATACCTAAAGCTCTAGAACCTTGTGCGGCCCCTGAATATCTAACGCTTTCAACTCGTCCACCTGGAAACTATGGAGGTACGCtccgagctggctgggaggggTATCTACCAAACTGCTAGAATCGCCTGCTGTGAAATTCCCCTGGATAATCAATTAACTTAGCCCTCTTAGGTTGACTTCTATCAAACCCCCTGTCAGGCTAACGCCTTCTATGTCGCTCctctaccccttgggcatatgcttgtacccgggcaatatccatgcttggctgagaagccatggccatatagctatcaaccaaataaatatCCAAGCCCATAACATATCGAAGCATCCTATCTGCCATATCAACTACAACTGTAGGGGCATGccttgccaatgagtcaaactcaaggctatagtcTCGAACACTCCTGCCGTTCTGCTTCAACTGTAAGAATCTATCCACCCTGGATTATCTCATTTCTGGAGGTAGGAAGTGGATAAGAAAGGCTTCTataaattcatcccattcagctagaggagcaccctcgcccctcgataactcccaagactcgtgccagTTAGCGGCTACGTCACGTAGCCGATAGGAGGCCAATTTAACTGACTCAGTTTCTAAAgccctaatgattcgcagtgtACGCTGCATTTGCCGAATAAATTCCTGTGGGTCCTCGGTAGTCCTTGATCCATAAAATTTTGGAGGGTTACAAGCTAGGAAGTCACGGACCCTCAAGCTTTCTTGTCTGTTGgcatcatctgggccatgcctcTGGGCCTGTCCTGCCATTAGCCCAGTCAACAACTGCACGacatctctcatagctctatcCTCCGCCCCTTACTGCGAGATGGGAGGCTCCTGTACTGGAGGTTCAGGATCAGCAGTTGCTACTGCCCCAAGCTCCTTTGGAGGTGGCGgtgtagtagagctcgccgactggagTACAATCCTCAACATAGACCGGACACGGGCCCTAGTAACCCTCGAGGTCTAACTAGTTTCCCCCGttgctgacttgcccttctgggccgTGGTCACTTTCCTTAGAGGCATTACTGTAAACATATAGATCGGTTAGTGAAGGGTCATCTTGAAACtatagctctatcgcatgatctaaaatgagaaagaaagtaacatcctaaatatcctgcagcctcctgtctataggtgtggtgcacaacagacagataaacaagcctctactagacacggtctgtggatACTTCGAGAAAggattgctctgataccacttctgtcacgacccaacaccTTAGGCCGTGATGGGTACCAGAACTGGACACCCCTGTCTACCCTGGCCAACTATACATAGTCTGTCCCCtagttatactcaaaatacatcaacaaataagaaaacttataagccgacaaggctattgtaACA
This Solanum dulcamara chromosome 1, daSolDulc1.2, whole genome shotgun sequence DNA region includes the following protein-coding sequences:
- the LOC129893351 gene encoding uncharacterized protein LOC129893351; amino-acid sequence: MRDVVQLLTGLMAGQAQRHGPDDANRQESLRVRDFLACNPPKFYGSRTTEDPQEFIRQMQRTLRIIRALETEVDRFLQLKQNGRSVRDYSLEFDSLARHAPTVVVDMADRMLRYVMGLDIYLGNFTAGDSSSLVDTPPSQLGAYLHSFQVDELKALDIQGPHKGHIARECPLKSTPGGMAQPTGIGIKPESIESFEVSTPVGDSIVVKQVRVREADIPKTTFRTRYGHYEFKVMSFGLTNAPTRWNTRITYGWYWEYSNTRNLAFLGHIIGINGIRVDTQKIEAVKAWPRPTTATEVRSFLGLAGYYRSFQLLKEKLTIAPVLTLPDGTNGKANVVADVLSRKSMGSLAEVQPERKEMIREICQLASLGFLLVDSGDDGVSI